The following coding sequences are from one Gimesia chilikensis window:
- a CDS encoding DUF4838 domain-containing protein — translation MRISLLLAGILWCFTFVLDTGTAAEQYLVRDGRAEAEIVIDPAAQRSTRLAAQELQNYLKKISGAKLEIVTETTAKVPVKVLIGVSKEAEKRGITTDGLNAGAYRIVAGDNWLAMIGDDTNFVPIEPWPRNHRDLASGKVQAAWNAITGEHWGYPHSQLYKHYTGSTGLFGTPNEQLVDKTGQVNVWGFDERGSFNAVCGYLRRLGVRWYLPGELGEVIPRQNTIPLPVIDEAVQPDFPLRTINFRLGVYGRDAAMWAMRLGVRQPYGRQAAHGLDHMTHNTETLENHPEWFALYGGKRDTQPGKRLNQLCYSNEELFQQTVRYVRAQFDHFDMDVVSVMPPDGYTAICQCEHCAGKDTPDRGYRGAFSDYVWEFVNRVAREVRKTHPDRKISNCAYGTYTLPPEKIDRLEPNVQVIIVGGRRPTSADREELRQLRDAWVKKTANPIIIFENYPFTGRGFYLPAFIPHVLGESINETKGISKGEDIWLTMDFGENAIGYNHFLIYFTARMYWGGKDQNVDDLFNEYCDLFYGPAAQEMRTFFLYCEEHWREMEKEAEKASCALELFSVAKAKVQSDSVYGRRMALIDNFLNGLRNKSVQLAQKRGPVPVLRLVGDSRGEIVIDGQLDDPLWQNCPTASTGSLRELQTGRLPVYGTSIKSRWVGRDLYFAIRCEEAPGEQPRSTTTKNEDQAIWFGDAIEILLSTESHSYYQLAINPAGALIDLDRGADKKDWFRWDSQAEVATQIKDGYWTAEVRIPVVQDENDPLHQVIGHRPTVSLPWHINVCRQRIRDNGAEYSAFAPTGTSGFHQPMKFAYFYRGLSHQFAADPSVTDYLITSKKAETLMRRRKYQSAQDLFLALAAEKPITDLQKSVALQQAAECARHLKLESQAESLTEKIPLETIAKTVRMQNLLAKRNYTELIQQFQSEDFHSWPFSQVGEAALARGMACLRMKQGKAAETDLTLALNYTPDPRIRSQILLLLGENREHNLTNEAGALKAYRQNYEGAERVGSADQFRSIEGAARILTKQGKYDDAFQALEKADIDQLKGFWRHEMQLAKGHTLAAAGKKQAAKQIYQSVLQDKTSSSGHRQRAEEQLKQLGAP, via the coding sequence ATGCGGATTTCACTTCTGCTGGCTGGCATTCTGTGGTGTTTCACTTTTGTGCTGGATACGGGAACTGCTGCGGAACAGTATCTGGTCAGGGATGGGCGGGCGGAAGCAGAAATCGTGATTGATCCTGCAGCTCAGCGCAGCACGCGTCTGGCTGCCCAGGAACTTCAGAATTATCTGAAAAAGATTTCGGGAGCAAAACTGGAAATCGTCACTGAGACGACGGCTAAGGTGCCAGTCAAAGTTTTGATCGGGGTGAGTAAAGAAGCAGAAAAGCGGGGAATCACGACTGACGGACTGAACGCAGGAGCCTACCGGATTGTTGCGGGCGACAACTGGCTTGCTATGATCGGCGACGATACCAATTTCGTGCCGATCGAACCCTGGCCCCGCAATCATCGTGATCTGGCCAGTGGTAAAGTACAGGCGGCCTGGAATGCGATTACTGGTGAGCACTGGGGCTACCCTCATTCTCAACTCTACAAGCATTACACGGGTTCAACGGGTCTGTTTGGAACACCGAATGAGCAACTGGTCGACAAAACAGGCCAGGTCAATGTGTGGGGCTTTGACGAAAGAGGTTCCTTCAACGCGGTCTGCGGATATTTACGGAGACTGGGTGTGCGCTGGTATCTACCGGGGGAACTGGGAGAAGTCATTCCCCGGCAGAACACGATTCCACTACCGGTGATCGACGAAGCGGTACAGCCCGATTTTCCGCTGCGGACGATTAATTTCCGTCTCGGTGTGTATGGTCGCGATGCAGCCATGTGGGCCATGCGGCTGGGGGTAAGACAACCCTATGGTCGGCAGGCTGCCCACGGCCTGGATCATATGACGCACAATACAGAGACGCTTGAAAATCATCCTGAATGGTTTGCCCTTTATGGCGGAAAACGTGATACCCAGCCGGGGAAACGACTGAATCAGCTGTGCTACTCGAATGAGGAATTGTTCCAGCAGACCGTGCGCTATGTGCGAGCCCAGTTTGATCATTTCGATATGGATGTCGTGTCGGTGATGCCCCCTGATGGCTATACCGCGATCTGTCAATGTGAGCATTGTGCAGGCAAGGATACTCCTGATCGGGGTTACCGCGGTGCGTTTTCCGATTATGTCTGGGAGTTTGTGAATCGAGTGGCCAGAGAGGTTCGTAAAACGCACCCGGACCGCAAAATCTCGAACTGTGCCTATGGAACTTATACGCTGCCTCCTGAAAAGATCGACCGCCTCGAACCCAACGTACAGGTAATCATTGTGGGGGGAAGAAGACCGACGTCTGCAGACCGGGAAGAACTCCGCCAGTTGCGTGACGCCTGGGTAAAAAAAACAGCGAACCCGATCATTATCTTCGAAAACTATCCCTTTACCGGACGGGGCTTCTATCTGCCGGCTTTTATTCCTCACGTACTGGGCGAGAGCATCAACGAGACCAAAGGGATCTCGAAAGGAGAAGACATCTGGCTCACGATGGATTTTGGCGAGAATGCGATCGGCTATAACCACTTTTTGATTTACTTCACCGCGCGGATGTACTGGGGGGGAAAAGACCAGAATGTGGATGATCTGTTCAACGAGTACTGTGACTTGTTTTACGGACCTGCTGCCCAGGAAATGCGCACTTTCTTTCTTTACTGTGAAGAACACTGGCGCGAGATGGAGAAAGAGGCTGAGAAGGCCAGTTGCGCACTGGAACTGTTTTCTGTCGCGAAAGCGAAAGTGCAAAGTGACTCCGTCTATGGCCGGCGAATGGCACTCATCGACAATTTCCTCAACGGACTGCGAAATAAAAGTGTTCAACTGGCGCAGAAACGGGGACCGGTCCCTGTTTTAAGACTGGTGGGTGATTCCCGTGGTGAAATTGTTATCGATGGGCAACTTGATGACCCACTCTGGCAAAACTGCCCTACCGCTTCGACTGGAAGCCTGCGTGAACTGCAGACCGGACGCTTACCCGTTTATGGCACATCAATCAAATCACGCTGGGTAGGCCGTGATCTCTATTTTGCGATCCGATGTGAGGAAGCACCGGGCGAGCAGCCCCGCAGCACCACAACAAAAAATGAAGATCAGGCAATCTGGTTTGGTGATGCGATCGAAATTCTGCTCAGCACAGAGTCGCATAGTTATTATCAACTGGCCATCAATCCTGCCGGGGCGCTGATTGATCTGGATCGAGGGGCCGATAAGAAGGACTGGTTCCGCTGGGATTCACAGGCTGAGGTCGCTACCCAGATCAAAGATGGCTACTGGACTGCAGAAGTGCGGATTCCCGTTGTCCAGGATGAAAACGATCCCCTGCATCAGGTAATCGGACATCGTCCTACAGTGAGCCTTCCCTGGCACATTAATGTCTGTCGTCAACGAATTCGTGACAATGGTGCTGAATATTCGGCATTCGCGCCGACTGGGACTTCGGGATTTCATCAGCCAATGAAATTTGCCTACTTTTATCGGGGACTGTCACACCAGTTCGCAGCCGATCCGAGCGTGACAGATTACCTGATTACGAGCAAAAAAGCAGAAACACTGATGCGGCGCCGCAAGTATCAGTCTGCTCAAGATCTGTTCCTGGCCCTGGCTGCAGAGAAACCGATCACGGATCTGCAGAAATCTGTGGCACTCCAGCAGGCGGCGGAATGTGCCCGTCACCTGAAACTGGAATCACAAGCGGAATCGCTGACTGAAAAAATACCACTGGAAACGATTGCGAAGACGGTGCGGATGCAGAATCTGCTGGCAAAGCGAAACTATACTGAGTTGATTCAGCAGTTCCAATCAGAGGATTTTCATTCTTGGCCATTCAGTCAAGTCGGAGAAGCTGCTCTGGCGCGGGGAATGGCCTGTTTACGAATGAAGCAGGGAAAGGCTGCTGAGACCGATCTGACACTGGCGTTGAATTATACCCCGGACCCACGCATCCGCTCGCAGATCCTCCTGTTGCTGGGAGAAAACCGAGAACACAATCTGACGAATGAAGCCGGGGCTCTGAAGGCGTATCGTCAGAACTACGAGGGCGCAGAACGAGTAGGTTCAGCAGATCAGTTCCGCTCAATTGAGGGAGCGGCTCGAATTCTCACGAAACAGGGGAAATACGACGACGCATTTCAGGCGCTGGAAAAAGCCGATATCGATCAACTCAAAGGATTCTGGCGCCATGAAATGCAACTTGCGAAGGGACACACGCTGGCTGCTGCGGGTAAAAAGCAGGCCGCGAAGCAGATTTACCAGAGTGTGCTGCAGGACAAGACCTCATCTTCAGGGCACCGCCAGCGGGCTGAGGAACAGCTCAAACAACTGGGGGCACCCTGA